A part of Haloarchaeobius sp. HME9146 genomic DNA contains:
- a CDS encoding Cdc6/Cdc18 family protein, translating into MNDRAMITDPRVLREEWVPSEVRHRNAELNQLSTALRPVAGDDRPGSAFLYGPPGAGKTCCAQYIVEQFCREVRDVAHQYVNCWSDSTRFAVLERLLENLGAVGDIHRQSTPADELVRRLRDHGEPYVVVLDEVDVLRDTDVLYDLYQIPDVAVVLIANDEEEFLANLDPRLQSRLRTCTSIRMTPYATDQLVSILSDRVRLGFEPDSVATAQLERIADAAAGDARLAIGILRTAAQAAQEEGSDTLAADHVTSAIPEAEHDMRRSTLSKLSAHQRVLYEIVRERGEVSSATLHDAYEERVEEPHVRRTRRKHLHKLCEYDLLAKEGEGRARTYRVVEPAPNL; encoded by the coding sequence GTGAACGACCGGGCAATGATAACGGACCCGCGGGTGCTTCGCGAGGAATGGGTGCCGTCCGAGGTCCGCCACCGCAACGCCGAGTTGAACCAGCTCTCGACGGCGCTGCGGCCCGTCGCGGGCGACGACCGACCGGGGAGCGCGTTCCTGTACGGGCCGCCCGGCGCGGGCAAGACCTGCTGTGCCCAGTACATCGTCGAGCAGTTCTGTCGCGAGGTCCGCGACGTGGCCCACCAGTACGTCAACTGCTGGAGCGACTCCACCCGATTCGCGGTGCTCGAACGCCTGCTGGAGAACCTCGGCGCGGTCGGCGACATCCACCGGCAGTCGACGCCCGCGGACGAACTGGTCCGCCGGCTGCGCGACCACGGCGAGCCCTACGTCGTCGTCCTCGACGAGGTAGACGTGCTCCGGGACACCGACGTGCTGTACGACCTCTACCAGATACCCGACGTGGCGGTCGTCCTCATCGCCAACGACGAGGAGGAGTTCCTGGCGAACCTCGACCCGCGGCTGCAGAGTCGCCTCCGGACCTGCACGTCCATCCGGATGACGCCCTACGCGACCGACCAGCTCGTCTCCATCCTCTCGGACCGCGTCCGCCTGGGATTCGAACCCGATTCGGTCGCGACGGCCCAGCTCGAACGCATCGCGGACGCGGCGGCAGGTGACGCCCGGCTCGCCATCGGTATCCTCCGGACGGCCGCCCAGGCCGCCCAGGAGGAGGGCTCGGACACGCTGGCGGCGGACCACGTCACGAGCGCGATTCCGGAAGCCGAACACGACATGCGCCGGAGCACCCTCTCGAAGCTCTCGGCACACCAGCGCGTCCTGTACGAGATCGTCCGCGAGCGCGGCGAGGTCTCCTCGGCAACCCTCCACGACGCCTACGAGGAGCGGGTCGAGGAGCCACACGTCCGCCGGACCCGCCGGAAACACCTCCACAAGCTCTGTGAGTACGACCTGCTCGCGAAGGAGGGCGAGGGGCGGGCGCGGACCTACCGGGTCGTCGAGCCCGCGCCGAACCTCTGA
- a CDS encoding protein phosphatase 2C domain-containing protein, which yields MRADSATAHVDSGVGVNEDVATVTNGAAWVLDGATGLGGESHTPGATDATWYVGRVDCYLREHVHDDVPLETVLRRCVQSVAAEFHELAGDVDPANEPSAAVAVARWREDSDAVEYAVLGDASVVFRFPSGDVETVHGHGPREHDAAAVAELGRLKREEGLSHEDAFEALLPRLREIRAVKNTPEGYWVLSLDPDATDQATTGTVEGVTGANLFTDGVEPLVESYEVFGDWAEATSFLHERGPAAAVEHLREFERADADCETHPRFKQHDDAGIALVTFADETVRPTDSAK from the coding sequence ATGCGAGCAGACAGTGCGACGGCCCACGTCGATTCGGGCGTCGGCGTGAACGAGGACGTGGCGACGGTGACCAACGGCGCAGCCTGGGTCCTCGACGGTGCGACCGGCCTCGGTGGGGAGAGCCACACCCCGGGCGCGACCGACGCGACCTGGTACGTCGGCCGGGTCGACTGCTACCTGCGCGAGCACGTCCACGACGACGTCCCCCTCGAAACCGTGTTGCGGCGGTGTGTCCAGTCGGTCGCCGCCGAGTTCCACGAGCTGGCTGGCGACGTTGACCCCGCGAACGAACCCTCGGCCGCCGTCGCCGTGGCACGCTGGCGCGAGGACAGTGACGCGGTCGAGTACGCGGTTCTTGGAGATGCGAGCGTCGTGTTCCGGTTCCCCAGCGGCGACGTGGAGACGGTTCACGGGCACGGCCCGCGCGAGCACGACGCCGCGGCCGTGGCCGAACTCGGCCGACTGAAGCGCGAGGAGGGCCTGAGCCACGAGGACGCGTTCGAGGCACTGCTTCCTCGATTGCGCGAGATCCGCGCCGTGAAGAACACGCCGGAGGGCTACTGGGTCCTGAGCCTCGACCCCGACGCGACCGACCAGGCGACCACCGGGACCGTCGAAGGGGTCACCGGCGCGAACCTGTTCACCGACGGGGTCGAACCGCTGGTCGAGTCCTACGAGGTGTTCGGCGACTGGGCGGAGGCGACCAGCTTCCTCCACGAACGCGGCCCGGCCGCGGCGGTCGAACACCTCCGCGAGTTCGAGCGCGCCGACGCCGACTGCGAGACCCACCCGCGATTCAAACAGCACGACGACGCGGGCATCGCCCTCGTCACGTTCGCCGACGAGACTGTCAGACCTACCGATAGTGCTAAGTGA
- a CDS encoding amphi-Trp domain-containing protein, with translation MVEIETEEQKTRAEIAACLRILADQFERDGEVKVRIGGENVTFDPADTVNVRLETESELSPESVRMYRRVGFDIEWLQPLPLRSGPVDSHTD, from the coding sequence ATGGTCGAAATCGAGACCGAAGAGCAAAAGACACGGGCGGAGATCGCCGCCTGCCTCCGCATCCTCGCCGACCAGTTCGAGCGAGACGGTGAGGTGAAGGTCCGCATCGGGGGCGAGAACGTGACCTTCGACCCGGCCGACACGGTGAACGTCAGGCTGGAGACGGAGTCGGAACTATCGCCCGAGTCCGTCCGGATGTACCGCCGCGTTGGGTTCGATATCGAGTGGTTGCAGCCCTTGCCACTGCGCTCGGGCCCGGTCGACAGTCACACCGACTGA